The Desulfurellaceae bacterium nucleotide sequence TACGCGATACGATAACATGCAACCAGGCACGTTCTCGTTCCGATTGAACGTGCCGGTCGAACAGGAAGGGACTGACAGGTCAATCAATGTCCCTGTCGATGCTGTGATCATGCCAAAAACTGCCAGGGCTGGTGAGTTTCCGTTTCTGATAGAGGCGAAATCAGCGGGCGACTTTGCGAATGTCAATAAGCGACGTAAGGAAGAAGCCGTGAAGATGAGCCAATTGCGGCACACCTATGGTTAGGACGTGCGGTTCATCCTGTTCCTGTGTGGTTACTTCGACAGCGGCTATCTCGGCTACGAAGCGGCAGAGGGGATCGATTGGGTATGGGAGCACCGTATCGACGATCTCAAGCAATTCGGACTGTAGATGATGAAGAAGCTGATAGCGAGTTTGGAAGAGCGGCGGCTGGCCCTGCAAAGGGAGCTGGACGCGGGGAAGGACTCGTCGGAATGGAACCGCATGGGTCAGTTCGCCACGCCGACCGGCCTGGCCGTTGCCATGCTCCGCTACGCAAAGAGCCACCTCGGCGCCAGCGACAGGGTGCGCTTCATCGAT carries:
- a CDS encoding XamI family restriction endonuclease; the encoded protein is MRFILFLCGYFDSGYLGYEAAEGIDWVWEHRIDDLKQFGL